One genomic window of Candidatus Pseudobacter hemicellulosilyticus includes the following:
- a CDS encoding HlyD family efflux transporter periplasmic adaptor subunit, whose product MKRILVPVCLLFTVLLTACGGNKKTFDATGSFEVDEVIVSAELAGKLLAFSIEEGDSIPKDKVIGLIDAENLQLQKEQVRASIEALGERTADLSPQIKLLQDQLVVQQSQLDNLLHERKRIENLLKSDAATGKQLDDMDAQIDVVKKQMVVTRQQINVQRSNTGTQNRGILSEGKPLEKRVAQLDDQLKRAQITNPVAGTVITKYAEAGEMTNAGKALYKIADLSTMTLRAYITGNQLPAIRLQQPVRVLVDDGPDKYRELPGTITWISGKAEFTPKTIQTKEERANLVYAIKIKVKNDGYLKIGMYGEVLFH is encoded by the coding sequence ATGAAAAGAATACTGGTCCCTGTCTGCCTCCTGTTCACCGTGCTGCTGACGGCCTGCGGGGGCAATAAAAAAACTTTTGACGCCACCGGCAGTTTTGAGGTGGATGAAGTGATCGTATCTGCCGAACTGGCCGGAAAGCTGCTTGCCTTCAGCATTGAAGAAGGCGATTCCATTCCCAAAGACAAAGTGATTGGACTGATAGATGCCGAGAACCTGCAATTGCAGAAAGAGCAGGTACGCGCCAGCATTGAAGCGCTCGGGGAAAGAACGGCTGATCTTTCGCCCCAGATAAAATTGCTGCAGGACCAGCTGGTAGTGCAGCAGTCGCAGCTGGACAACCTGCTCCATGAAAGAAAGCGGATCGAGAACCTGCTGAAAAGCGATGCCGCTACCGGCAAGCAGCTGGACGATATGGATGCACAGATCGATGTGGTGAAAAAGCAGATGGTTGTCACCCGCCAGCAGATCAATGTACAGCGCAGCAATACAGGTACGCAGAACCGTGGCATCCTCAGTGAAGGAAAACCGCTGGAGAAGCGGGTGGCGCAGCTGGACGACCAGCTCAAACGTGCCCAGATCACCAACCCGGTAGCGGGCACTGTGATCACCAAATATGCCGAAGCCGGGGAGATGACCAATGCCGGCAAGGCCCTGTATAAAATTGCCGATCTCTCCACCATGACCCTGCGTGCTTATATCACGGGTAACCAACTGCCTGCTATCAGGTTGCAGCAACCCGTGCGTGTACTGGTGGATGACGGACCGGATAAATACCGCGAACTGCCCGGCACTATCACCTGGATCTCCGGCAAGGCGGAGTTCACGCCCAAGACCATCCAGACCAAGGAAGAAAGGGCTAACCTGGTCTATGCCATCAAGATCAAAGTAAAGAATGACGGATACCTCAAAATAGGCATGTATGGAGAAGTCCTTTTCCACTAA
- a CDS encoding TolC family protein, whose amino-acid sequence MQHLTKWLNKLVKWRLVLALFVASPALAQEPSSLSLEQAWQLAQQHYPMICQKDLVRRTADLSISNISKGYLPQLAIAGQATYQSEVTSVPVKIPGINIDEPAKDQYKLTAEVSQLLYDGGNSAAQKNVQRVSALVSDQQAEVELYKIKDRINQLYLGILLIDEQLKQTALIKADLELGVRRVTAQVQHGTVLRSNQLVLEAELLKTDQRSIELAANRRGLLEVLGLFINRSLEDSVQLSLPTAVAAIPEAINRPELQLFRYQDSLYQVQEQLVNAKNRPRTSVFFQGGYGRPGLNMLSNQFDWYYLTGLRLNWSLGGLYTAKKEKQLLDVNQRMVAVQKDVFLLNTESQLRQQRSDWDKLEQLIRTDEQIIDLRTRVKQAANAQLENGVITANDYLREVNAEDQARLLLITHKLQLLQAQLNYQSISGNQ is encoded by the coding sequence ATGCAGCATTTGACTAAATGGTTAAATAAGTTGGTTAAATGGAGGCTGGTGCTGGCGCTTTTTGTGGCCAGTCCCGCCCTGGCGCAGGAGCCCTCTTCGCTCAGCCTGGAACAGGCCTGGCAGCTGGCGCAGCAGCATTATCCCATGATCTGCCAGAAAGACCTGGTGCGCCGCACGGCTGATCTCAGCATCAGCAATATCAGCAAGGGCTACCTGCCGCAGCTGGCTATTGCAGGACAGGCCACGTACCAATCGGAAGTCACCAGCGTGCCGGTCAAAATTCCCGGTATCAATATTGATGAACCGGCCAAGGACCAGTACAAGCTCACTGCTGAGGTTTCACAGCTGCTCTATGATGGCGGTAATTCAGCCGCCCAGAAGAATGTACAGCGGGTGAGCGCCCTGGTGAGCGACCAGCAGGCGGAAGTAGAACTCTACAAGATCAAGGACCGCATCAACCAACTCTACCTGGGCATATTGCTGATTGATGAGCAGCTGAAACAAACTGCCCTCATCAAAGCTGATCTGGAACTGGGTGTGCGTCGCGTAACAGCGCAGGTGCAGCATGGTACCGTACTCCGCAGCAACCAGCTGGTGCTGGAAGCTGAGCTGCTGAAAACAGACCAGCGCAGTATTGAACTGGCGGCCAATCGCAGGGGCCTGCTGGAAGTACTGGGTCTGTTCATCAACCGCAGCCTGGAAGATTCTGTACAGCTCTCATTGCCCACAGCAGTAGCGGCTATTCCGGAAGCTATTAACCGGCCCGAGCTGCAGCTGTTCCGCTACCAGGACAGTCTCTACCAGGTGCAGGAGCAACTGGTGAATGCAAAGAACCGGCCGCGCACCAGCGTATTTTTCCAGGGTGGCTATGGAAGGCCCGGCCTCAATATGCTGAGTAATCAGTTCGACTGGTACTACCTCACCGGCCTGCGGCTGAACTGGTCGCTCGGCGGACTCTATACTGCTAAAAAAGAAAAGCAGCTGCTGGATGTCAACCAGCGGATGGTGGCCGTGCAGAAAGATGTGTTCCTGCTCAACACGGAATCCCAGCTGCGGCAGCAACGCTCCGATTGGGACAAGCTGGAGCAGCTGATCCGTACCGATGAGCAGATCATTGACCTGCGCACCCGCGTGAAGCAGGCCGCCAATGCCCAGCTGGAAAATGGCGTTATCACAGCTAATGATTATCTCCGCGAAGTGAATGCGGAAGACCAGGCCCGGCTGCTGCTCATCACCCATAAACTGCAGCTGTTGCAGGCCCAACTCAATTACCAATCCATTTCCGGCAACCAATAA
- a CDS encoding ABC transporter ATP-binding protein, whose amino-acid sequence MEKSFSTNQPAGAAIVVNNLVKRYGAKKETVAAVRGISFQVERGELFGIIGPDGAGKTSLFRMLTTLLLPDAGSATVNGLDVVKDFKTIRRQVGYMPGKFSLYQDLTVAENLEFFATIFNTTVTANYALIKDIYSQIEPFRERRAGKLSGGMKQKLALSCALIHKPVVLFLDEPTTGVDVVSRKEFWEMLKQLKQQGITILVSTPYMDEASLCDRVALMQDGQLLRIDTPQGIIDQYGKPLLAVKSNRMLPLQQDLKAFDQVEDCHSFGEYHHVVMKPGYQLDSLRQYLESKQHGGLEIRPISPGIEDCFMDLMKHTATQTTTL is encoded by the coding sequence ATGGAGAAGTCCTTTTCCACTAACCAACCTGCCGGAGCGGCCATCGTGGTGAACAACCTGGTGAAACGTTATGGCGCCAAAAAGGAAACGGTAGCTGCCGTACGCGGCATCTCCTTCCAGGTGGAACGTGGTGAGCTGTTTGGCATCATTGGTCCGGACGGGGCTGGTAAGACCTCCCTGTTCCGGATGCTGACCACCCTGCTGCTGCCCGATGCTGGCAGCGCTACGGTCAACGGGCTGGATGTGGTAAAAGATTTTAAGACCATCCGCCGGCAGGTGGGGTATATGCCGGGAAAATTCTCCCTGTACCAGGACCTCACCGTAGCAGAGAACCTGGAATTCTTTGCCACCATCTTCAACACCACCGTAACAGCCAACTACGCACTGATCAAAGACATCTATTCGCAGATAGAACCTTTCCGGGAACGCAGGGCGGGTAAACTCTCCGGGGGCATGAAACAAAAGCTGGCCCTTAGCTGCGCACTGATCCATAAACCAGTAGTACTTTTTTTGGACGAACCAACCACAGGCGTGGATGTGGTGTCCCGCAAAGAGTTCTGGGAGATGCTGAAACAGCTGAAGCAGCAGGGCATCACTATACTGGTGTCCACGCCGTATATGGATGAGGCCAGTCTCTGCGACCGCGTAGCCCTGATGCAGGACGGGCAGCTGCTGCGCATTGATACGCCACAGGGTATCATTGACCAGTACGGTAAGCCATTGCTGGCGGTGAAGTCGAACCGTATGCTGCCTTTGCAGCAGGACCTCAAAGCTTTTGACCAGGTGGAAGACTGCCATTCCTTTGGCGAGTACCACCATGTGGTGATGAAACCCGGTTACCAGCTGGACAGCTTACGGCAGTACCTGGAAAGCAAACAACATGGGGGCCTGGAGATCCGGCCCATCAGCCCGGGTATTGAAGACTGTTTTATGGACCTGATGAAGCATACAGCTACCCAAACAACAACCCTATGA
- a CDS encoding TetR/AcrR family transcriptional regulator produces the protein MVEAKTDDSTEQKILEAARLVFLEQGMAGARMQDIADRAGINKALLHYYFRSKEKLFEVIFLEAATRFMPRVSILFEADMPVFDKLHAFTDAYISMLMENPFLPAFMIGEMQKQDPTVFLERIWGGKRPAVQIFAKQVEREIAAGIIKPIQPAQLVINLMALCIFPFAARPMAKLVWDINDQQFFALMNERKTSVADFIIDSIRK, from the coding sequence ATGGTTGAGGCGAAGACAGACGATAGTACAGAGCAGAAGATCTTAGAAGCAGCGAGGCTGGTATTCCTGGAGCAGGGTATGGCAGGGGCAAGGATGCAGGATATTGCGGACAGGGCCGGCATCAACAAAGCGTTGCTGCATTATTATTTCCGCAGCAAGGAAAAGCTGTTTGAAGTGATCTTCCTGGAAGCGGCCACGCGGTTCATGCCCCGGGTGAGTATACTGTTTGAAGCCGATATGCCCGTGTTTGATAAGCTGCATGCTTTTACAGACGCTTATATCAGCATGCTGATGGAAAACCCTTTCCTGCCGGCTTTTATGATCGGCGAAATGCAGAAGCAGGATCCCACTGTTTTCCTGGAAAGGATCTGGGGCGGTAAAAGACCGGCCGTGCAGATCTTCGCCAAACAGGTAGAGCGGGAAATAGCCGCAGGAATTATTAAACCGATACAGCCTGCTCAACTGGTGATCAACCTGATGGCGCTCTGCATCTTTCCTTTTGCCGCCAGGCCCATGGCCAAACTGGTCTGGGATATCAACGACCAGCAATTCTTTGCCCTCATGAATGAGCGAAAAACTTCCGTAGCCGATTTTATCATCGATTCTATACGCAAATAA
- a CDS encoding ABC transporter permease, with amino-acid sequence MRTLKFLLQKEFRQIFRDPAIIRIIFVMPLIQLIILPLAADYEVKNIKLSVVDHDHSTYSRQLVEKVTSSGYFTLNDYSPSFDKALGEVEQNHADLILEIPADFEGMLVRADESTLFIAVNAINGVKANLGAAYLRSIIQDYNSEVRLKWIQFPRFNPELSIAITSANWFNPHLNYRFFMVPGILVILVTMVGAFLTSLNIVKEKEIGTIEQINVTPIRKYHFILGKLIPFWVLGLLVLSLGLLIAWLIYGITPVGSLLVIYVFAAVYLLAVLGLGLLVSTYTSSQQQAMLISFFMMMIFILLGGLYTSIDSMPAWAQAFTKLNPVAYFIEVMRMVVLKGSGIADIRNHLSVVLGIAVVLNSWAVFNYKKRA; translated from the coding sequence ATGCGTACATTAAAATTCTTACTGCAGAAAGAGTTCCGGCAGATCTTCAGGGATCCGGCCATCATCCGGATCATCTTTGTGATGCCGCTGATACAGCTGATCATCCTACCGCTGGCAGCCGATTATGAGGTGAAGAATATAAAGCTTAGTGTGGTGGATCATGATCATAGCACTTACTCGCGCCAGCTGGTGGAAAAGGTTACCAGCTCCGGTTATTTTACACTCAATGATTATTCCCCTTCCTTTGATAAGGCCCTGGGAGAAGTGGAGCAGAACCATGCCGACCTGATCCTGGAGATACCGGCGGATTTTGAAGGAATGCTGGTCAGAGCAGATGAAAGTACGCTCTTCATAGCCGTGAATGCTATCAACGGCGTGAAGGCTAACCTGGGAGCGGCGTATTTGCGCAGCATCATCCAGGACTACAATAGTGAGGTACGCCTGAAATGGATCCAGTTCCCGCGCTTCAATCCGGAGCTGTCCATTGCCATTACCAGCGCCAACTGGTTCAACCCCCATCTCAATTATCGCTTCTTTATGGTGCCGGGTATCCTGGTGATCCTGGTGACCATGGTAGGCGCTTTCCTGACCTCGCTCAATATTGTGAAGGAAAAAGAGATCGGCACTATTGAACAGATCAATGTGACGCCCATCCGGAAATACCATTTCATCCTGGGCAAGCTGATCCCTTTCTGGGTACTGGGATTGCTGGTGCTGAGCCTGGGGCTGCTGATTGCCTGGCTGATCTATGGCATAACTCCGGTTGGCAGCCTGCTGGTGATCTATGTCTTTGCGGCCGTCTACCTGCTGGCGGTACTGGGCCTGGGACTACTGGTATCCACTTATACGTCCAGTCAGCAGCAGGCCATGCTGATCTCTTTTTTCATGATGATGATCTTTATCCTGCTGGGCGGACTGTATACCTCTATAGATAGTATGCCAGCCTGGGCGCAGGCTTTCACCAAACTGAACCCCGTGGCCTATTTTATTGAAGTGATGCGGATGGTGGTGCTGAAAGGAAGCGGTATTGCGGATATACGCAACCATCTCTCGGTGGTGCTCGGTATTGCGGTTGTACTCAATAGTTGGGCCGTGTTCAATTATAAAAAGCGGGCATAA
- a CDS encoding sigma-70 family RNA polymerase sigma factor — translation MWQYLRSPVNLPIADETLFNELYHQYWELLFRIACKKTGSVEDASDIVHDLFADIWRNLRKVPAGDACRPYLISCLYHKVFNYFRTKGLQEKHYKHLELFLSQQLTGTELPMQEPVQELIDKAITTEIRKLPVKMKDILIRYFYQRQTIDQIAGELSLSRQTVKNQLSLASKRLRQAVQQLVVFLYCFFYS, via the coding sequence ATGTGGCAGTATCTCAGATCTCCGGTGAACCTCCCTATTGCTGATGAAACCTTATTCAACGAATTGTATCATCAGTATTGGGAATTGCTATTCCGGATCGCCTGTAAGAAAACCGGTTCTGTGGAAGACGCCAGCGATATTGTACATGATCTCTTTGCCGATATCTGGCGTAACCTGCGCAAAGTCCCTGCCGGCGATGCCTGCAGACCCTACCTCATCTCCTGTTTATACCATAAGGTGTTCAATTATTTCCGGACCAAAGGACTCCAGGAAAAACATTATAAGCATCTTGAATTGTTTTTGTCACAGCAGCTGACCGGAACGGAACTGCCCATGCAGGAACCGGTACAGGAGTTGATCGATAAAGCCATTACCACCGAGATCCGTAAGCTGCCGGTTAAAATGAAGGATATCCTGATCCGCTATTTTTACCAGCGCCAGACCATTGACCAGATAGCAGGGGAGCTTTCCCTTTCCCGGCAAACGGTCAAGAACCAGTTATCGCTCGCTTCCAAACGTTTAAGGCAGGCGGTACAGCAGCTGGTAGTCTTTCTCTACTGCTTTTTCTACAGTTAA
- a CDS encoding ABC transporter permease gives MKQFISFVKKEFYHIFRDRRTILILLGMPIVQILLFGFALTNEVKNAQIAILDNAQDDASAALRTQLDASRYFTVARELHSYTEIEQAFREGKIKLVVVLPHRFNQDLQHLNSAQVQLIADASDPNVGTTLTNYASAVILDYQDRITNQRKLPYTINTELRYLYNPQLKGAYSFVPGVMAMVLMLVCTMMTAITIVREKETGTMEVMLVSPVRPLKIILAKAVPYLLLSSVNIASILLLSTLALDVPIQGNIFLLIGESLLFTITSLALGLLISSATASQQTAMFISLTGLFLPTVMLSGFMFPIENMPLPLRLISNLVPAKWFYIIAQSVMIKGLGITAVWKETLVLLGMTLLLLTLAIRSFKIRLA, from the coding sequence ATGAAACAATTCATCTCCTTCGTCAAAAAAGAGTTCTACCATATTTTTCGCGACAGGCGCACCATACTGATCCTGCTGGGCATGCCCATTGTGCAGATCCTGCTCTTCGGCTTTGCCCTGACCAACGAGGTGAAGAATGCGCAGATCGCTATCCTGGACAATGCACAGGATGATGCCAGCGCCGCCCTCCGGACGCAGCTGGATGCCAGTCGCTATTTCACCGTAGCGCGGGAACTGCATTCCTATACGGAAATAGAGCAGGCCTTCCGGGAGGGAAAGATCAAGCTGGTGGTAGTGCTTCCGCATCGTTTCAACCAGGACCTGCAGCACCTCAACAGTGCGCAGGTGCAGCTGATTGCCGATGCCTCCGATCCCAATGTAGGCACTACCCTCACCAATTACGCCAGCGCTGTGATCCTGGATTACCAGGACCGCATCACCAACCAGCGTAAGCTGCCCTATACTATCAATACTGAGCTGCGTTATCTCTACAACCCGCAGCTGAAAGGCGCTTACAGTTTTGTGCCCGGCGTTATGGCTATGGTGCTGATGCTGGTTTGCACCATGATGACCGCCATCACCATTGTGCGGGAAAAAGAAACGGGTACTATGGAAGTGATGCTGGTGTCCCCTGTGAGGCCGCTCAAGATCATCCTGGCCAAGGCGGTTCCATACCTGCTGCTCAGCAGTGTCAATATTGCCAGTATCCTGTTGCTGAGCACCCTGGCGCTGGACGTGCCTATCCAGGGCAATATTTTCCTGCTGATAGGGGAGAGCCTGCTCTTTACCATCACCTCGCTGGCATTGGGCCTGCTGATCTCTTCGGCTACAGCTTCGCAGCAGACGGCTATGTTCATCTCCCTGACAGGGCTGTTCCTGCCCACCGTCATGCTGAGCGGGTTCATGTTCCCGATAGAGAATATGCCCCTGCCGTTGCGCCTGATCTCCAACCTGGTGCCGGCAAAATGGTTTTATATCATTGCCCAGTCGGTCATGATCAAGGGCCTGGGCATCACAGCTGTCTGGAAAGAGACCCTGGTGTTATTAGGTATGACCCTGCTATTGCTCACACTGGCCATCCGTTCTTTTAAGATCAGGCTGGCATAA
- a CDS encoding ABC transporter ATP-binding protein, with protein MNNNEPIITAEKLTKRFGDFKAVDGISFSVQKGEIFGFLGANGAGKTTAMRMLCGLSIPTGGKATVAGFDVYRQTEQIKRNIGYMSQKFSLYEDLTVRENIRFYAGIYGRSDAFIKEKTAYLLQELQLEAEANKLVRSLPLGWKQKLAFSVAIFHEPRIVFLDEPTGGVDPVTRREFWNLIYRAADNGITVFVTTHYMDEAEYCNRVSIMVDGRVEALGSPAELRASMNAASMDEVFLRLARKAVRSAD; from the coding sequence ATGAACAACAATGAACCCATTATAACGGCGGAAAAGCTGACCAAGCGTTTTGGTGATTTCAAAGCGGTGGACGGTATCAGCTTCAGCGTACAAAAAGGCGAGATATTTGGCTTTCTCGGCGCCAACGGTGCGGGCAAGACCACAGCCATGCGGATGTTATGCGGTTTGTCGATCCCCACCGGAGGCAAAGCCACTGTAGCCGGTTTTGATGTATACCGGCAAACGGAGCAGATCAAACGAAATATCGGCTATATGAGCCAGAAGTTCTCCCTGTATGAGGACCTGACGGTGCGGGAGAATATCCGGTTCTATGCTGGCATCTATGGCAGGAGCGATGCCTTCATCAAAGAGAAAACAGCTTACCTGCTACAGGAACTGCAGCTGGAAGCAGAAGCCAATAAACTGGTGCGGTCCCTGCCCCTGGGCTGGAAGCAGAAGCTGGCTTTTTCTGTGGCCATCTTTCATGAACCCAGGATCGTATTCCTGGATGAACCAACGGGTGGGGTAGATCCTGTTACCCGTCGCGAGTTCTGGAACCTGATCTACCGGGCGGCGGACAATGGCATCACGGTCTTTGTGACCACGCACTATATGGATGAAGCAGAGTATTGCAACCGGGTATCCATCATGGTGGACGGCAGGGTAGAGGCCCTGGGCAGCCCGGCTGAGCTGCGCGCTTCCATGAATGCTGCTTCAATGGATGAGGTATTCCTGCGGCTGGCCCGGAAGGCTGTCCGCAGCGCCGATTAA
- a CDS encoding metallophosphoesterase family protein, with product MTRIGLISDTHHYLDPAVFTHFDKCDEIWHAGDFGTAAIADQLAAFKPLKGVYGNIDGADIRSRFPEKLRWTCEEVEVCMIHIGGYPPRYNPAVKKELTAHPPQLFIAGHSHILKVIFDPGLQCLHMNPGAAGREGWHKVRTLIRFVIDGKQMKDCEVIELGKR from the coding sequence ATGACCCGCATCGGACTGATCTCGGACACCCATCATTACCTGGACCCCGCCGTTTTTACACATTTTGACAAATGTGATGAGATCTGGCATGCGGGCGATTTTGGCACCGCCGCCATAGCTGACCAGCTGGCCGCCTTCAAACCCCTGAAAGGCGTGTACGGCAATATTGATGGCGCTGATATCAGAAGCCGCTTCCCGGAAAAACTGCGCTGGACCTGCGAAGAAGTGGAGGTCTGTATGATCCATATCGGCGGCTATCCACCCCGCTACAATCCGGCTGTCAAAAAAGAGCTGACGGCCCACCCGCCCCAGCTGTTCATTGCCGGTCACTCCCATATCCTCAAGGTCATCTTTGATCCTGGGTTGCAGTGCCTGCACATGAATCCTGGCGCCGCCGGCCGGGAAGGCTGGCACAAGGTCCGGACCCTGATCCGTTTTGTGATTGACGGAAAGCAAATGAAGGATTGCGAAGTGATTGA
- a CDS encoding homogentisate 1,2-dioxygenase: protein MAHYYTLGQIPQKRHTQFRKPDGALYSEQLFSTEGFSNDYSLLYHIHPPTQIIRTDEPVNVMPTVAEEKMLKHRSFEGFQIKPASDYLESRIPVLVNNDLHIVLAAPTGSMTNYFFKNADADEMIFVHEGEGVLRTMYGELPFGYGDYLVIPRGTIYQIEFRNTNNRLFIVESFSPIRYPKRYMSKYGQLLEHSPYCERDIRGPQNLPSFDEKGDFLIKTKKKGVLYGLHYAHHPFDVIGWDGYCYPFAFSIHDFEPITGRVHQPPPVHQTFEAHNFVVCSFCPRLFDYHPQAIPAPYNHSNIDSDEVLYYVDGDFMSRKHVTRGMITLHPAGIPHGPHPGAVEKSIGAKETKELAVMVDTFHPLQLTKEALEIENENYTMSWAE, encoded by the coding sequence ATGGCGCACTATTATACCCTGGGGCAGATCCCCCAAAAACGGCATACCCAGTTCCGCAAACCGGATGGCGCGCTGTATTCTGAACAGCTGTTCTCGACCGAAGGTTTTTCCAACGATTATTCCCTGCTCTACCATATCCATCCGCCAACACAGATCATCCGCACGGATGAGCCGGTGAATGTAATGCCCACCGTAGCGGAAGAAAAAATGCTGAAGCACCGCAGCTTTGAAGGTTTCCAGATCAAACCGGCCAGCGATTACCTGGAAAGCCGCATACCCGTTCTGGTCAATAACGATCTGCATATTGTACTGGCGGCGCCCACTGGCAGTATGACAAATTATTTTTTCAAAAATGCGGATGCCGATGAAATGATCTTTGTGCATGAAGGAGAAGGTGTGCTGCGCACGATGTATGGCGAGCTGCCTTTCGGTTACGGCGATTACCTGGTGATCCCCCGCGGCACTATTTACCAGATCGAATTCCGGAATACCAATAACCGCCTGTTCATTGTAGAATCATTCAGTCCTATCCGCTATCCCAAGCGGTATATGAGTAAGTATGGGCAGCTGCTGGAGCATTCTCCCTATTGCGAGCGGGATATCCGAGGGCCGCAGAACCTGCCCAGTTTTGATGAGAAAGGCGATTTCCTGATCAAGACCAAAAAGAAGGGCGTGCTGTACGGATTGCATTATGCGCATCATCCTTTTGACGTGATCGGCTGGGATGGCTACTGTTATCCTTTTGCGTTCAGCATCCATGATTTTGAGCCCATTACCGGTCGCGTACACCAGCCGCCACCGGTACACCAGACCTTTGAAGCGCATAATTTTGTGGTCTGCTCTTTCTGCCCGCGGCTGTTTGATTACCATCCGCAGGCCATTCCTGCGCCCTATAACCACAGCAATATTGACAGTGATGAAGTGCTGTACTATGTGGATGGCGATTTCATGAGCCGCAAGCATGTGACAAGAGGCATGATCACCCTGCATCCTGCGGGCATCCCCCATGGACCACACCCGGGAGCGGTGGAGAAAAGCATCGGCGCTAAAGAGACCAAAGAGCTGGCGGTGATGGTGGATACTTTCCACCCGTTGCAGCTGACGAAGGAGGCGCTGGAGATTGAGAATGAAAATTATACCATGAGCTGGGCAGAGTAA